The Petrotoga olearia DSM 13574 genome includes a region encoding these proteins:
- the gltX gene encoding glutamate--tRNA ligase: protein MIRVRFAPSPTGHLHVGGLRTALFNWYFAKKNNGKFILRIEDTDVERSKKEYEDAILEEMKWIGLDYDEGVDKPGEYGPYRQSERLNIYKRYIEQLLNEEKAYFSVSKGDEVIFEGNNLPGKYKNNNEYSVVVKFKVDKDKKISFLDEIRGNIQFDTININDFVILRSNGIPVYNFTVVIDDYLMKISHVIRGEDHISNTPKQILIYNALSFELPKFAHLPLILGEDKSPLSKRHGEVSITYFRKEGYLSKAILNYLSLLGWNANEQIFDYTEKYQEFDLKKVSKNPSIFDYTKLLWTNEVHLRNDPIEEIHKSFDDWAKYTNVKLYGEDSFVKKIIEISRAKVQTLKQLYEFSKNFFVEEFEYEEEFIEKYMKKPWFKEILDVTMKKFSEMDEYNLANVENTLKEIAALNIASRKNVFQTIRGSLLGRLVTPGLYESLIILGKNESIKRLKRALDFSNTLDINPRR from the coding sequence ATGATCAGAGTAAGATTTGCTCCAAGTCCCACGGGTCATTTACACGTGGGGGGGTTGAGAACAGCCTTGTTTAATTGGTACTTTGCCAAGAAAAATAATGGGAAGTTTATTCTAAGAATTGAGGATACCGATGTTGAACGTTCAAAAAAAGAGTACGAAGACGCGATTTTAGAAGAAATGAAATGGATTGGTTTGGATTACGATGAAGGTGTGGATAAACCTGGTGAATATGGGCCATATAGGCAAAGTGAAAGGTTAAACATATATAAACGTTATATAGAACAACTCCTAAATGAAGAAAAAGCTTATTTTTCGGTTAGTAAAGGTGATGAAGTAATTTTTGAAGGTAATAATCTCCCTGGCAAATATAAGAACAACAACGAGTATTCAGTGGTTGTAAAGTTTAAGGTTGATAAAGATAAAAAAATATCCTTTTTGGACGAAATTAGAGGAAATATACAATTCGATACCATCAATATAAATGATTTTGTTATTCTAAGATCAAACGGAATTCCAGTTTACAATTTCACAGTCGTGATAGACGATTATCTTATGAAAATAAGTCATGTTATAAGGGGAGAAGATCACATCTCTAATACACCCAAACAAATTTTAATATATAATGCTCTATCTTTTGAACTTCCAAAATTTGCCCATTTGCCTTTGATTTTAGGTGAAGATAAATCTCCTTTGTCTAAAAGACACGGAGAGGTTTCTATAACTTATTTTAGGAAGGAAGGATATCTTTCCAAAGCTATATTAAATTACTTAAGTTTGTTAGGATGGAATGCTAATGAACAAATATTTGATTATACAGAAAAGTATCAGGAATTTGATCTAAAAAAGGTTTCAAAAAATCCTTCCATCTTTGATTACACTAAACTTCTATGGACAAATGAAGTGCATTTGAGAAACGATCCTATAGAAGAAATACACAAAAGTTTTGATGATTGGGCTAAATATACAAACGTCAAATTATACGGTGAGGATTCGTTCGTGAAAAAAATAATAGAAATTTCCAGAGCTAAAGTTCAAACATTAAAACAACTCTATGAATTTTCCAAAAATTTTTTTGTTGAAGAATTCGAATACGAAGAAGAATTTATCGAAAAATACATGAAAAAACCCTGGTTTAAAGAAATACTCGATGTAACTATGAAAAAATTCTCTGAGATGGATGAATACAATCTTGCAAATGTAGAAAATACTTTAAAAGAGATAGCTGCTCTAAATATCGCTAGTAGAAAAAATGTTTTTCAGACAATAAGAGGCTCTCTTTTAGGAAGGTTAGTAACTCCCGGTTTGTACGAATCTTTAATTATTTTAGGGAAAAATGAAAGCATTAAAAGGTTAAAAAGAGCATTAGATTTCTCAAATACGTTGGATATTAATCCAAGAAGGTGA
- a CDS encoding 2-oxoacid:acceptor oxidoreductase family protein → MPEKYFEIRWHARAGQGAKSASQFLTEAAEEAGKFSSSFPEYGAERSGAPMKAFNRVADVPIRIKSNVETPDVVVVIDDTLLKNPEVTSGLADDKFLLVNTTRSIEEVRNLTGYKGRIGVIPATDIALEEIKRGIPNTVMIGALIRATDIVPLDAVKEKIKAAFSKKFSDEVVRANIRALERGYQEVKLSD, encoded by the coding sequence TTGCCAGAAAAATACTTTGAGATAAGATGGCATGCAAGAGCAGGACAAGGCGCAAAAAGTGCTTCTCAATTTTTGACAGAAGCTGCAGAAGAAGCCGGGAAGTTTTCGAGTTCATTTCCAGAATATGGAGCAGAAAGATCTGGTGCTCCGATGAAAGCTTTTAACAGGGTTGCAGATGTTCCTATAAGAATTAAAAGTAACGTAGAGACCCCCGATGTGGTAGTTGTTATAGACGACACACTTTTAAAAAACCCTGAAGTAACATCTGGATTGGCTGATGATAAATTTTTGTTAGTCAACACAACTAGAAGCATCGAAGAGGTAAGAAATTTAACAGGGTATAAAGGAAGAATCGGTGTAATACCTGCTACGGACATAGCATTAGAAGAAATAAAAAGAGGTATACCTAACACTGTTATGATAGGAGCTTTGATAAGAGCTACCGATATAGTACCTTTGGATGCTGTCAAAGAAAAAATCAAGGCTGCTTTCTCCAAAAAGTTCTCTGATGAAGTTGTAAGAGCCAATATTAGAGCACTGGAGAGAGGTTACCAGGAGGTGAAACTTAGTGATTAA
- the coaBC gene encoding bifunctional phosphopantothenoylcysteine decarboxylase/phosphopantothenate--cysteine ligase CoaBC — MKGKNILLGVTSGIAIYKAVDLISKMRQIGSNPKVIMTKNAQKWVSDQIFSAVGNCEVYYETFDVKGGWIPHTELSRWAELLIVAPATANIIAKISHGIADDLLSCTALAYSKTSKIIVPTMNVRMYENPVNKRNLEILKQNSWTVVEPEEGHLADGEIGKGRYPYNSEILEYSEYLLSKKDFMNKRVLVTAGPTVERIDPVRFLSNRSSGRMGYELAREFANRGADVTLISGPTNLEPPTTINKIVRIESAEELRQKVLEHFEDSDIIIMTAAVSDLRIKNYSDQKLKKDKIISLEIEKNPDIIKELGRRKRDGQILVGFAAETENLKENAMKKLKEKNMDMIILNDVSRKDIGFEKEENEVTIFTSKEEHRLEKNHKRIIAGNICDFIFSNFF; from the coding sequence TTGAAAGGAAAAAACATTTTACTTGGTGTAACGAGTGGAATCGCCATCTATAAAGCGGTAGATCTAATTTCTAAAATGAGACAAATTGGATCTAATCCTAAAGTTATCATGACAAAAAATGCCCAAAAATGGGTATCCGATCAGATTTTTTCCGCAGTGGGTAACTGTGAAGTTTACTACGAAACTTTCGATGTTAAAGGCGGTTGGATTCCCCACACAGAGCTTTCTAGGTGGGCAGAACTGCTTATCGTTGCTCCTGCGACCGCAAATATAATAGCAAAAATATCACATGGTATTGCCGATGATCTACTTTCTTGTACCGCTTTAGCATATTCGAAAACTTCTAAAATAATTGTTCCTACAATGAACGTTAGGATGTATGAAAATCCTGTTAATAAAAGAAATTTAGAAATATTGAAACAAAATAGTTGGACTGTAGTAGAACCTGAAGAAGGTCACTTAGCAGACGGAGAAATTGGTAAAGGAAGGTATCCGTATAATAGTGAAATATTAGAATATAGTGAATACCTACTTTCCAAAAAGGATTTCATGAATAAGAGAGTTTTAGTAACAGCTGGGCCCACGGTTGAAAGAATTGATCCTGTAAGGTTTTTGTCAAACAGGTCCAGTGGAAGAATGGGTTACGAATTAGCCAGAGAATTTGCAAACAGAGGAGCTGACGTTACGTTAATATCTGGACCCACCAACTTAGAACCACCCACAACTATAAACAAAATCGTAAGGATAGAAAGTGCAGAAGAATTAAGACAAAAGGTATTAGAACATTTTGAAGATAGTGATATAATAATTATGACAGCGGCAGTAAGTGATTTAAGAATAAAAAACTATTCAGACCAAAAGTTGAAAAAAGATAAGATAATTAGTCTAGAAATTGAAAAAAATCCTGATATAATAAAAGAGTTAGGAAGAAGAAAGAGAGATGGTCAAATACTTGTTGGATTCGCTGCAGAAACGGAGAATTTAAAAGAGAATGCCATGAAAAAATTAAAAGAAAAAAATATGGACATGATAATTCTAAACGACGTTTCAAGAAAAGATATAGGGTTCGAAAAAGAGGAAAATGAGGTAACTATTTTTACTAGTAAGGAGGAACATCGACTTGAGAAAAATCATAAAAGGATTATCGCTGGTAATATTTGTGACTTTATTTTCAGTAATTTTTTCTGA
- a CDS encoding glycoside hydrolase family 57 protein: protein MKSKKGKILFLLHAHLPYIHHPDFENFMEERWLFEALTETYIPLIKVFKSLEKANIPFKLTISLSPTLMEMLNLNDLREKYHKHLLKLIELTEKEIIRTKFEDPRKYELAQHYRRELMEDMEIFSEEYHQDILKSFKEFKDKGYIEVITSNGTHGYLPFYRDYPEAIRAQIKSAVLTYKKYFGDRPKGIWLAECAYFKGLDRYLSQEDIRYFFVDTHGFTYADSKPRYDVYRPIITPNKVFVFARDPESSEQIWSAEIGYPGDPRYREFYRDIGYDREDDYIKPYIDPSGIRCNTGIKYHRITDKSLSLDKKEIYDLREAENVVKEHARDYLHKKTLQIRKLSTILDEEEPIIVAPFDAELFGHWWYEGPKFLEELFRQSFENEDLEFSTPSEFLQTVKKVQITYPAESSWGGGGYHDVWLNSKNDWIYKHIHEITERMIEKANTFKFPSNLQKRVLNQMMREVLLAQASDWPFIMTTGTTIEYAKNRVKCHINRFFDLEKMLEKQEINDERLSFYEWVDNIFRNIDYTIFSSDYRTN from the coding sequence ATGAAGAGTAAAAAGGGGAAAATTTTATTTTTATTACATGCTCATCTGCCTTATATTCACCATCCCGACTTTGAAAACTTTATGGAAGAAAGATGGCTTTTCGAGGCCTTAACCGAGACATATATTCCTTTAATAAAAGTTTTTAAATCTTTAGAAAAAGCTAATATTCCATTTAAACTTACAATAAGTCTCTCTCCCACCTTGATGGAGATGCTTAATTTAAATGATTTAAGAGAAAAATATCACAAACATCTATTAAAATTGATAGAATTAACGGAAAAAGAGATAATTAGGACAAAATTCGAAGATCCTCGAAAATATGAACTAGCCCAACATTATAGACGTGAACTAATGGAAGACATGGAAATTTTTTCAGAAGAATACCATCAAGATATATTGAAATCTTTCAAGGAATTTAAAGATAAAGGTTACATTGAAGTGATAACATCTAATGGAACACATGGATATCTACCTTTTTATCGGGATTATCCAGAGGCTATTAGAGCTCAAATAAAATCTGCTGTGTTAACCTACAAAAAATATTTTGGTGATCGCCCTAAAGGGATATGGTTGGCAGAATGTGCTTATTTTAAAGGGCTTGACAGATATTTGTCACAGGAAGATATACGATACTTTTTTGTGGATACACACGGTTTTACCTATGCAGATAGTAAGCCCAGATATGATGTATACAGACCCATCATAACTCCGAATAAAGTTTTTGTTTTTGCCAGAGATCCTGAATCGAGTGAGCAGATATGGAGTGCTGAAATTGGCTATCCTGGCGATCCAAGGTATCGAGAATTTTACAGGGATATTGGTTATGACAGAGAAGACGATTACATTAAACCATATATAGATCCAAGTGGAATAAGGTGCAATACCGGAATAAAATATCATCGTATTACCGATAAGTCATTATCCTTGGACAAAAAAGAAATATACGATCTTCGAGAAGCTGAAAATGTTGTAAAAGAGCATGCAAGAGATTATTTACATAAGAAAACTTTGCAGATAAGGAAATTATCTACAATTTTAGATGAAGAAGAACCGATAATTGTAGCTCCCTTTGATGCCGAACTATTTGGTCATTGGTGGTATGAAGGCCCGAAATTTTTGGAAGAGCTTTTTAGGCAATCTTTTGAAAATGAAGATTTGGAGTTTTCCACACCTTCCGAGTTTTTACAAACGGTTAAAAAAGTTCAAATAACTTATCCTGCTGAATCATCATGGGGGGGCGGTGGATACCATGATGTATGGCTTAACAGTAAAAATGATTGGATTTATAAGCATATTCACGAGATAACGGAAAGAATGATAGAAAAAGCCAATACTTTTAAGTTCCCTTCAAATTTACAGAAAAGAGTTTTAAATCAGATGATGAGAGAGGTTCTTCTTGCACAAGCTAGTGATTGGCCTTTTATAATGACCACGGGAACCACTATAGAATACGCAAAAAATCGAGTTAAATGCCATATTAACAGATTTTTCGATCTAGAGAAAATGTTGGAAAAGCAAGAAATTAACGATGAAAGACTCTCATTTTATGAATGGGTAGATAATATTTTTAGAAACATTGATTACACAATATTTTCGAGTGATTATAGAACAAACTAA
- a CDS encoding thiamine pyrophosphate-dependent enzyme: MPSIRDIVGYVETNDWAFTQGHRLCPGCNAPMVANWATLAAKSLGYEPVVGAATGCLEVSSTIYPFTSWNVPYIHNAFENVAATISGAESAYRSLLNRGKIKNDKIKFIAFAGDGGTYDIGLQSLSGAIERGHDFVYILYDNEGYMNTGNQRSGSTPIGADSTTEPVGKAISGKLQLKKSIVDIIAGHEGVYAATAVTSEPWDFIRKMQSALEFKGPAFISILAPCVRFWRIPDDSGPEVTKLAVETKYWPLWEYNMGVYKVTKKPKIFKPVKDYVTKLGRYNKLMKRPDANEILEELQNYVDAKWDRLLALEEITKDKPIRTKI; encoded by the coding sequence GTGCCTAGCATTAGAGATATAGTAGGATACGTTGAAACAAATGATTGGGCTTTTACCCAAGGCCATAGATTATGCCCTGGTTGTAATGCTCCAATGGTTGCAAATTGGGCTACTTTGGCTGCAAAAAGTTTGGGTTATGAACCTGTAGTTGGAGCTGCGACAGGTTGTTTGGAAGTTTCTTCCACAATATATCCATTTACTTCTTGGAATGTACCTTATATACACAACGCTTTTGAAAATGTTGCTGCAACAATATCCGGTGCAGAGTCTGCTTATAGATCTCTGTTAAATAGAGGAAAAATAAAAAACGATAAGATAAAATTTATCGCATTTGCTGGTGATGGTGGAACTTACGATATAGGGTTACAATCGTTATCTGGAGCTATAGAAAGAGGTCACGATTTCGTTTACATCTTGTATGACAACGAAGGATACATGAACACGGGTAATCAAAGATCTGGATCCACTCCAATAGGTGCCGATTCAACTACCGAGCCAGTGGGTAAAGCTATATCCGGGAAGTTACAGTTGAAAAAGAGTATAGTAGATATAATAGCTGGTCATGAAGGTGTTTATGCTGCAACGGCAGTAACTTCCGAACCTTGGGATTTCATAAGAAAAATGCAATCAGCATTAGAGTTCAAAGGGCCTGCTTTCATTTCTATTTTGGCACCATGTGTTAGATTTTGGAGAATTCCTGACGATTCAGGTCCAGAAGTAACTAAGTTAGCTGTTGAAACTAAGTATTGGCCATTATGGGAATACAATATGGGTGTTTACAAAGTTACTAAGAAACCTAAAATATTCAAACCAGTAAAAGATTACGTAACAAAATTAGGCAGATACAACAAACTTATGAAAAGGCCAGATGCTAACGAAATACTCGAAGAACTACAAAATTATGTCGATGCTAAATGGGATAGGTTATTAGCTTTAGAAGAAATTACTAAAGATAAGCCTATCAGAACAAAAATATAG
- a CDS encoding DUF4912 domain-containing protein, giving the protein MKVKESDKKLLSTFKADDPTIQELRTIAKNLGIKLKRNMNKKEILKAVRKEIKRLEEPSNQKIGQVSEYTKSTKNLQKLPKSNESEELPKKYEKDKLKLMPVNPHWAYAYWEFSEKSRKKLKKLSKNSNITIRVIKKSTGNQEEEKEVIETNLELEQSNNIYFSLPQDDSTYAAFLGVENKNEEFTALIESNEITTPSSSLKSSDKEEWFLLKEEKVIEEKVIKENKKKGLRLWGVEKHAGSSEKMFINKRKSNGINFGRD; this is encoded by the coding sequence ATGAAAGTAAAAGAATCGGATAAAAAATTGTTAAGTACTTTTAAGGCTGATGATCCTACAATACAGGAATTGAGAACTATTGCAAAAAATTTAGGGATTAAATTAAAACGAAATATGAATAAAAAAGAGATTTTGAAGGCAGTTAGAAAAGAGATTAAAAGGTTAGAAGAGCCTTCAAATCAAAAGATTGGACAGGTCTCTGAATACACAAAATCAACAAAAAATCTGCAAAAGCTTCCAAAATCAAATGAATCAGAAGAGCTCCCTAAAAAGTATGAAAAGGATAAGCTAAAATTGATGCCTGTCAATCCACATTGGGCTTATGCTTACTGGGAGTTTTCTGAAAAAAGTAGAAAAAAACTAAAAAAATTATCAAAAAATTCTAATATTACTATCAGAGTCATAAAAAAATCAACGGGGAATCAAGAAGAAGAAAAAGAAGTTATTGAAACAAATTTAGAATTAGAGCAAAGTAACAATATTTATTTCTCCCTTCCACAAGATGATTCAACTTATGCTGCTTTTCTTGGAGTAGAAAATAAAAACGAAGAGTTTACTGCATTAATAGAATCTAATGAAATTACAACACCTTCTTCTTCCTTGAAAAGTTCAGATAAAGAAGAATGGTTTTTGTTAAAAGAGGAAAAAGTCATAGAGGAAAAAGTCATAAAAGAAAACAAAAAAAAAGGGCTTAGACTTTGGGGTGTAGAAAAACATGCTGGGAGTAGTGAAAAAATGTTTATAAACAAAAGAAAATCTAACGGTATCAATTTTGGAAGAGATTGA
- a CDS encoding 4Fe-4S binding protein: protein MKVKGWKDIPIGGVIDKPATAREYKTGEWRIQRPIVDEEKCTNCMQCWLFCPDMAIDGRLDGKKMKLGEVNLDYCKGCGVCAAVCPVDAIEMKSESEFI from the coding sequence ATTAAGGTGAAAGGTTGGAAAGATATCCCTATTGGTGGTGTAATTGATAAACCTGCTACGGCAAGAGAGTACAAAACAGGTGAATGGAGGATTCAAAGACCAATAGTGGATGAAGAAAAATGTACTAATTGTATGCAATGTTGGCTTTTTTGTCCAGATATGGCAATAGATGGTAGGCTTGACGGTAAAAAGATGAAGTTGGGAGAAGTGAATCTAGACTATTGTAAGGGCTGCGGTGTTTGTGCCGCTGTATGCCCAGTTGACGCAATAGAAATGAAATCTGAATCAGAATTTATTTAA
- a CDS encoding L,D-transpeptidase family protein: MRKIIKGLSLVIFVTLFSVIFSENYFHLYPVEYDQTQNIVKMNLESYVNSMQKPNVYIYDGGDRKKLTLYEKENGYFTFYVNLNALKGDNYSFLVSSIDKEGEYISQFFASFLEKGLFAPNIEVEITTSVVEKGYQYYLNYYPEEDLELVKVQVENTVFEDPNEFLRLLDNLEDGFHDAVFAFRNRYGILFERKVTFLKLAQLVATENVLKPKQRHEIYGYHIVQKGESLYRIAEKYNVLPGDLVNMNDLKDPSLIYPGQALKIGKVRYEESPLRLEINLTQNKMYLYFHDQLLKTYIVAVGMSDYTPPGYYRLSYKEKDPALYWYDEYIPPGSLMNGMGTRWLQLSNPQYGIHGTTKPWEIGKRISHGCIRMFNFDVEVIDFLAALGTEVYVYNGENKKES, encoded by the coding sequence TTGAGAAAAATCATAAAAGGATTATCGCTGGTAATATTTGTGACTTTATTTTCAGTAATTTTTTCTGAAAATTATTTTCATCTATATCCCGTTGAATATGATCAAACTCAAAACATTGTGAAAATGAATTTAGAAAGTTATGTAAATAGTATGCAAAAACCAAATGTGTATATATATGATGGGGGAGATAGAAAAAAGTTAACTTTGTATGAAAAAGAAAACGGCTATTTCACTTTCTACGTTAATTTAAACGCTTTGAAAGGTGATAATTATTCATTCTTAGTATCCTCTATAGATAAAGAAGGGGAATATATTTCACAGTTTTTTGCAAGTTTTTTAGAAAAAGGTTTATTTGCTCCAAATATTGAAGTTGAAATAACAACCTCTGTTGTAGAAAAGGGGTATCAATATTATTTGAATTATTATCCAGAAGAAGATTTGGAATTGGTGAAAGTACAGGTAGAAAATACTGTTTTTGAAGATCCGAATGAGTTCTTAAGATTGTTGGATAACTTAGAAGATGGGTTTCATGATGCTGTTTTTGCTTTTAGAAATAGATATGGAATACTTTTTGAGCGAAAAGTTACCTTTTTGAAATTGGCACAACTTGTTGCTACCGAGAATGTTTTAAAACCAAAGCAAAGGCATGAAATATATGGGTACCATATCGTACAAAAAGGTGAGAGTTTATACAGAATTGCTGAGAAATACAACGTTCTTCCTGGAGATTTAGTTAACATGAATGATCTAAAGGATCCTTCTTTAATATATCCAGGCCAAGCTTTAAAGATAGGAAAAGTTAGGTACGAAGAAAGTCCTTTACGCTTAGAAATAAATCTTACTCAAAATAAGATGTATCTATATTTTCATGATCAGTTGTTGAAAACTTATATAGTTGCCGTGGGTATGAGTGATTACACACCGCCGGGGTACTATCGCCTTTCATACAAAGAGAAAGACCCTGCATTGTATTGGTACGATGAATATATACCTCCTGGGTCTCTAATGAATGGAATGGGAACAAGATGGTTACAACTCTCAAACCCTCAATACGGTATTCATGGTACAACAAAGCCATGGGAAATAGGCAAAAGGATATCTCATGGATGTATAAGGATGTTCAACTTCGATGTTGAAGTTATAGACTTTTTGGCAGCTCTAGGTACTGAGGTGTATGTATATAATGGAGAAAATAAAAAAGAATCCTAA
- the porA gene encoding pyruvate ferredoxin oxidoreductase, whose translation MPVKLTVTGAAAVAHAMRQINPDVVAAYPITPQTPIVEYYAGFVSDGIVDTVMVPVESEHSAMSAVVGSAASGARTMTATAANGLALMSEIVYIAASYRLPIVMPIVNRALSGPINIHCDHSDAMMVRDSGWIQFFTENHQEAYDFTIMATKLAEKENVLLPVMVNLDGFITSHGVESFEMLDDEVVREFVGSWNPKYSLLNTKNPVTFGPLDLFDYYFEHHRQQEEAMKNAYKELPGVFEEFEKISGRRYDFLDLYKVDDADYIMIVMNSTASTAKYVVDQLREEGHKVGLVKPQVFTPFPKKQFQQVLNGRKGVVVLDRAMSFGKEAPLYSLVKSSLYEVASRPSLGSYIYGLGGRDTTPEMIREAFEDALQGNLSTDEQRYLGLRE comes from the coding sequence ATGCCTGTAAAACTAACGGTTACCGGAGCTGCTGCTGTTGCTCATGCCATGAGGCAGATCAATCCAGATGTGGTGGCAGCTTATCCAATAACTCCTCAAACACCAATTGTTGAATATTATGCAGGATTCGTATCCGATGGTATCGTAGACACTGTAATGGTTCCTGTGGAATCTGAACATTCGGCGATGAGTGCAGTAGTAGGTTCAGCGGCATCTGGAGCCAGAACTATGACAGCCACTGCTGCAAATGGGTTAGCATTGATGTCAGAAATAGTATATATAGCGGCTTCTTACAGACTTCCCATAGTAATGCCTATTGTGAATAGAGCATTATCTGGACCTATCAATATACACTGTGATCATTCCGATGCCATGATGGTAAGAGACTCTGGGTGGATTCAGTTCTTCACTGAAAACCATCAAGAAGCATATGATTTTACGATAATGGCTACCAAATTAGCGGAAAAAGAGAATGTGTTGTTACCGGTGATGGTGAATTTGGATGGTTTCATTACTTCTCATGGAGTGGAAAGTTTTGAGATGCTAGATGATGAAGTTGTAAGAGAGTTTGTGGGAAGCTGGAATCCTAAATATTCTCTTTTAAATACAAAAAATCCTGTTACCTTTGGTCCATTGGATCTTTTTGATTATTACTTTGAACACCATCGTCAACAAGAGGAAGCGATGAAAAATGCTTATAAAGAACTTCCTGGAGTATTCGAGGAATTTGAAAAGATATCTGGAAGAAGGTACGATTTTCTCGATTTGTACAAAGTAGATGATGCAGACTATATAATGATTGTTATGAATTCTACAGCATCTACAGCGAAATATGTTGTAGACCAACTTAGAGAAGAAGGACATAAGGTTGGCTTGGTGAAACCTCAAGTCTTTACTCCTTTTCCTAAGAAACAGTTTCAGCAAGTTTTAAATGGTAGAAAAGGCGTAGTTGTTCTAGACAGAGCAATGTCTTTTGGGAAAGAAGCTCCTTTGTATTCCTTAGTAAAATCTTCTTTGTACGAGGTTGCTTCTCGGCCTTCTTTAGGTTCTTATATTTATGGTTTGGGAGGAAGAGACACAACCCCTGAAATGATAAGAGAAGCATTTGAAGATGCTCTTCAGGGTAATCTTTCAACTGATGAACAAAGATATTTGGGTTTAAGAGAATAA